The Fibrobacter sp. sequence AAACAGGGCGCGGTTTGGCGGAGCACTACAGTTGCGGACACGCCGATGTTACCGTAGGTACGCTCAGCAAGGCCGTAGCCGCCGAGGGCGGCTTTGTGGCGGGTTCGGCGAAGTTGATAGATTTTTTGAGAAACAAGGCCCGGAGTTTTATTTTTACGACAGCGATGGCTCCTGCCGTTGCCGCTGCTGCCCTGAACAACCTGAAGTTTATCGACGCCCATCCGGAAAGGGTTCGGCAGCTTCGTGGCAATGTGGATTTCTTCTGTGAAAGCCTCCGCCGCGAAGGTTTGGATGTTGCTACGTCGCCATCGGCTATCGTTCCCATTGTTATCGGTGACGAGGCTAAGGCGATGCAGGTCTCGGAGGCTTTGCAAGAACGCGGAATTTTGATTCCTGCCATCCGCTATCCGACGGTTGCCAAGGGGCAAGCCCGCCTACGTGCAAGCCTTATGGCAACTCATACCAAAGAGGACCTTTTGTTTGCCGCCCATACCCTGGCGGAACTGTGCAACACCCCGAACCTCGTACCTAGAACTTAATACCTAACCACTAACCACTGCTTACTAATCATGTCCAAAGGTTATTTCATTACAGCAACCGGCACCGATGTCGGAAAAACCTATGTTACGGCCCTTCTCGTGAAAAAATGGCGGAACCTGGGAATTGACGCGGGCTACTACAAGGCTGCCCTCAGCGGGGCAGAACTCAGGGACGGTAAGTGGGTTGCGGGCGACGCCGATTATGTCAAGCGCTTTGCAAGTCTCGTTGATTCCCAAGAACAGTTAGTCAGTTACGTGTACAAGGAGGCCGTTTCGCCCCACCTCGCCGCCCGTAAAGAGGGAAACCCTGTAGAGCTTTCGAAGGTCCGCGAAGATTTCGAAGCGGCTTGCGCCCGTCACGAATTTATTTTCGCAGAAGGATCCGGCGGAATCATTTGCCCCATTCGCTACGACGACGATACTGCCACAGGTATTGATGATACTGCAAAGGCAGTGCCGAAAAAAATTTTCCTTGTAGATATTATCAAGGCGTTAAACTTGCCAATCCTTGTGGTGACCACGGCGGCACTGGGTTCCATCAATGCCTGTGTTCTTACCGTAGAATACGCAAGGTCTCGAGGAATCAACGTTCACGGCTTGATCGTGAACCGCTACGGCATGAGCAAAAATTTCGAGATGGAAGATGACAACATCAGGATGATGCAGGACTTGACCGGGTTACCTGTTTTTGCTAAAATTTCTGAAGGGGACAATGATTTAGGAGTCGATAAAACTTTCTAGATTTGGCCCGTATGAATTTTGATAGCGAACACCTGTGGCACCCTTACGCGGCGCTCAGGAATACACCTGCACGTTTTTTAGCAAAGAAAGCTCACGGCACGACCATTGAAACAGCCGATGGGCTGAAACTTTTAGACGCCGTGTCTAGCTGGTGGTGCATGGCGCACGGACACAATGCTCCTGAAATTGTTGAGGCAATCCAGAAGCAGAGCGAAAAGATGTGCCACGTGATGTTCGGCGGGTTCACCCACGAACCTGCTATTGAACTTGGCAAGCACCTTGTAAAATTCTTGCCCGAAGGCCTGAACAGGATTTTCTATGCGGATTCGGGCAGCATTGCCGTAGAATGTGCCGCCAAGATGGCGGTGCAATACCAGCATTCCCTTGGTCATGCCGAACGTTGCAAGCTGGTGGCTTTGAAAGGCGGGTATCATGGGGATACGGCCGGAGCCATGGCGCTCAGCGACCCCGACGGAATGCATGTGCTTTTCCGCGGAATCATGCCGCATCATTATTTTGCCGAGCGCCCGAACTGCCGCTTTGATGCCCCTTGGGACGATAACGACTTTGCCTCGATGGAGCGTGTTGTGGAAGAGCACGAGAACGAAATAGCCGCCGTCATTTGCGAGCCCGTTTTTCAGGGTGGAAACGGCATGTGGCTCTACAATGCGGGCTACCTAAAACGCCTCCGCAAGTTTTGCGACGAAAAAGGCATCCTGTTGATTCTGGATGAAATCGCTTCTGGTTTTTACCGCACGGGTCCGCGATTCGCGATGATGCATGCGGGGATAAAGCCCGACATTTTGTGTATCGGCAAGGCCCTTACCGGCGGAAGCATTACCATGGCCGCTTGTGTCGCTTCGGAGAATGTGGCCGAAACCATTACGAACAGCAAGATTCCCGCGTTTATGCACGGGCCCACCTACATGGCGAACCCGCTAGCATGCGCTGCAGGTATTGCCTCCCTTACGCTTTTTGAAAACCGAAACTATGCGAGCGAAGTCGCCCGAATCGAAAAGCGGCTCCGTGCAAATCTGGAACCACTCCGCAATCTCGAAAACGCCGCAGACGTGCGTGTTCTTGGCGCCATCGGTGTTCTGGAGCTGAAGGCAAAACCATCCGCAGACGATATTCTGCGCGTGATTCGCGAAACGGGCGTATGGCTCAGGCCTTTCTGCAACTATGTCTATACGATGCCGCCGTTTATTACAACCGATACCGAAATTGACCGCATTTGCGAAGCGATCAAGATGATTGGGGAATGTGAGCCTGCTCCAATTGTGGATGGCGAAGACGAATTTCACGAGTAAAAAATGGACTATTACAGTTTGAAAATGCGGGCTTCGCAGCAGATTGGCGAAGGCGACCAAAAACGCGAACAGCATATTTCCGGAGCAGAACGCATTGTGAGTCGTGAAGCCGTTGAGGCGGTCTGTTCGGCAATGGCCCGCCGAGCCCTTACCCATTCCAAGGGCGACCCGGACTTTATCAACATAAAAATCGAGAAGGTCTGCGAAAAGGATATCCAGATTTTAAAGGCACTGCCGGTCACACGGGTGGATGTGGACTCTTGGCAACAAGGACTGGACAAGGCCTTTGAACTCATCGATAAAGCTGTTTTTTCTTGTCATCCACGCGAAGGCGGGAATCTAGGTTCTCTAAAAGATTTCAGGAAAAAGCTTCCTGAACTTTTGCGCGAAACCTTCCCCATGCGCGGCGCCATGCTTTACGATATTGCTACCGGAGAGCGGCTTGAACCCGATCATGAGCGGGGTGTGCGGGCCACCTACATGGATGCACTCCGTTCCAGCGATGTCGATAGCCAAAAGAACCATTTCAACGAAGCTATTGTGCTTGCGACCAAGGTGGCCAATGCCCCCGGCATGGTGGCGGAGCTCTGCATTTCTGACGACCCTGAATACGTAACGGGTTACGTGGCCAGCAAGGAACTGGGTTACGTGCGCATCATGAAAATGAAGGAAATGGGCGACGAAAATGGCGGCCGCATATTCCTGTTTGATTCCCGCAAGGCTAAAGCCGAAGAATGCATAGAGTACCTACAAAAGAAGAAAGTCCTTGTAGATACGCAGCTATAGCTTTAATGTAGTGGGATTTTACACCCGTCCAGCGAACATGTTGCTGAACAGCATCAGTCCCGAAACAAAGATGATGATACCGCCAGCAAGTGTAGCGACGGTGTAGATTTTCGTGGCGATTTTAGTATGGGCACTTCCCTTGTCGATTCCCTTGCGGAAAGCGACGGCGGCAATGCCGAAGGCCACGTTGGTAATGGTCATGCCGATGCAAATGACGAGCGCTCCCAAGAGGGAAAGTGCCACCATGGAGTTCAGCAGGCAGAAAAGCACAATCAGCGCCACGGCGGGGCAGGGAACAATTCCCGTGACGGCGGCCACCCCGATGATTTCGCGCCAGCGGGCAATGGGCGGGAGTGGCGTTTCCGAGCAGTGTTCTGCGCTTTCTCCACCCTGTGCAACCATTTTGGCCTGCTTTCGTTGCGTGATAATATCGCGGATGCCGAGTACCACAAGTAAAATGCCCGTAAGCATCACCAGCGCATAGCTTGCTTTTTCGATGCCTATACGGCCGGTTTCAAAGGCGTTGAATACGGTGGCCCTGAAAATGACATACAAAATAAGCAAAAGCAAGACGGCGCTCATGGTGTGGATCACGGTAATGCCCGCTCCCAGAGCAACACCTTGCCTCCAGCGTCCGCGTCGGGCTATAAAATAGCCTACCACGATGGATTTTCCGTGCCCGGGGCCCAATGCATGCAGCATGCCGTACACGAGGCAAATGGCGAGGAATTTCCAGATGACGCCCCAGTCGCCGCCTTTCATGGCCGAAATGACGGCGGTGAGTTTTTCACGGAGGATTTTTTGTTCCTGGGCGATGACGGCGTAAAACGAGGTTTGCTTTTTAGGTGCGACAGTGGGGGCTACAGTTTCGCTTGTGGTGTTGCCGTTATCGGGTGCAGCGACTTGCTCTGTGGGAGTCGCTTTTTTGACATCGCCCATGTCAAAGCGTTTCTTTTTCACATCGGAAAACGCCAGGGAGGCGAGAATCAAGATTAGCAGGAAAACGATATACTTGTTCATAATTGAGTTTTCATAAGATGAAAATGGTTATAGACGAAAACAAAAAACAAAGAAAACTTTCAGGGAGATGAAGCCCTGTCACGACAGAAAGATTAAATAGCTTGCAACAACGCGGTCAGGCGAATTTCTATCTCGTCCCAGCTGCCGCTTGCCATGAGCGCGGGGTTGAAGATGCTCCCGCCAAAAGAAATCAGGTTCGCACCCGCTTCCATGTAGGCCTTTGCATTCTGCGGGTTCACGCCGCCGCAAGCCATCAGGGGAATGTCCCGGAAAGGCCCGCGCAGGGCCTTGATGTATTCCGGGCCACCTACGCAGTTCACCGGGAAAACCTTCACGGCGGCGGCACCCAGGTCGTAAGCCTTCTGCACTTCGGTAGGGGAAAGGGCTCCGGGAATAATGGGGATCCCTGCCGTATTGGACAGGCGCACAATCTCTTTGCGGGTGTTGGGGGTCACGATGAATTCGGCCCCTGCGTTTACGGCCTTTTCCAAGTCGCTTTCGTGCCGGACTGTGCCTGCCCCTACCAAGATTCCATAAGAACCCGCACAGTCCTTGAGCCTCTTGATAATGCTGGTGGCACCGGCGGTGTTCATGGTGACCTCGATGGCCTTGAGCCCGCACTTGGCGGCGGTTTCTACGCAGGCTTCTTCGGCACCCTGGGGAATGTCGCGGAGAATGCCCACGACTGGCATCGGTTTTAGAAATTCAAGAAGATCCATACGGTGAATATAGGTAATAGATAGCAGGTTGTAGGGGGTAGAGGCTAGGATTTAGGGGCTAGGATTTAGGGATTAGGGAAATGTGGAATGTGAGGCGCGAAAAACGTCATCCCCGACTTGGTCGGGGATCCGCTTGATAAACAGCAAGCAGATGTTCGCCTCCGCGAACATGACGAAGGAGACTTGTTTTTAAGACTCATCACTCATAACTCACAACTCATCACTCATCACTCATCACTCATCACTCGTACCTTAGCGCTTCTATGGGGTCCAGCTTGCTGGCCTTGCGGGCAGGGTACCATCCGAAAAAGACTCCCGTGGCAAAGCATACGGCAAAGCTGATGATCACGCTTGCAAACGACACGATCATGGGCCAGCCCATAACCGTCTTTACAATCTGCGAAGCCGCCACCCCGAGGAGAATCCCTATGACGCCTCCCATGAGGCTGATGGTCACTGATTCGAACAGGAACTGCATCAAAATG is a genomic window containing:
- the bioD gene encoding dethiobiotin synthase produces the protein MSKGYFITATGTDVGKTYVTALLVKKWRNLGIDAGYYKAALSGAELRDGKWVAGDADYVKRFASLVDSQEQLVSYVYKEAVSPHLAARKEGNPVELSKVREDFEAACARHEFIFAEGSGGIICPIRYDDDTATGIDDTAKAVPKKIFLVDIIKALNLPILVVTTAALGSINACVLTVEYARSRGINVHGLIVNRYGMSKNFEMEDDNIRMMQDLTGLPVFAKISEGDNDLGVDKTF
- the bioA gene encoding adenosylmethionine--8-amino-7-oxononanoate transaminase, which codes for MNFDSEHLWHPYAALRNTPARFLAKKAHGTTIETADGLKLLDAVSSWWCMAHGHNAPEIVEAIQKQSEKMCHVMFGGFTHEPAIELGKHLVKFLPEGLNRIFYADSGSIAVECAAKMAVQYQHSLGHAERCKLVALKGGYHGDTAGAMALSDPDGMHVLFRGIMPHHYFAERPNCRFDAPWDDNDFASMERVVEEHENEIAAVICEPVFQGGNGMWLYNAGYLKRLRKFCDEKGILLILDEIASGFYRTGPRFAMMHAGIKPDILCIGKALTGGSITMAACVASENVAETITNSKIPAFMHGPTYMANPLACAAGIASLTLFENRNYASEVARIEKRLRANLEPLRNLENAADVRVLGAIGVLELKAKPSADDILRVIRETGVWLRPFCNYVYTMPPFITTDTEIDRICEAIKMIGECEPAPIVDGEDEFHE
- a CDS encoding 6-carboxyhexanoate--CoA ligase → MDYYSLKMRASQQIGEGDQKREQHISGAERIVSREAVEAVCSAMARRALTHSKGDPDFINIKIEKVCEKDIQILKALPVTRVDVDSWQQGLDKAFELIDKAVFSCHPREGGNLGSLKDFRKKLPELLRETFPMRGAMLYDIATGERLEPDHERGVRATYMDALRSSDVDSQKNHFNEAIVLATKVANAPGMVAELCISDDPEYVTGYVASKELGYVRIMKMKEMGDENGGRIFLFDSRKAKAEECIEYLQKKKVLVDTQL
- a CDS encoding bifunctional 4-hydroxy-2-oxoglutarate aldolase/2-dehydro-3-deoxy-phosphogluconate aldolase; protein product: MDLLEFLKPMPVVGILRDIPQGAEEACVETAAKCGLKAIEVTMNTAGATSIIKRLKDCAGSYGILVGAGTVRHESDLEKAVNAGAEFIVTPNTRKEIVRLSNTAGIPIIPGALSPTEVQKAYDLGAAAVKVFPVNCVGGPEYIKALRGPFRDIPLMACGGVNPQNAKAYMEAGANLISFGGSIFNPALMASGSWDEIEIRLTALLQAI